Sequence from the Brachionichthys hirsutus isolate HB-005 chromosome 21, CSIRO-AGI_Bhir_v1, whole genome shotgun sequence genome:
taccatcagcatctacagacactCTGTTCTAGATAGAATATACCATTAGCATCTACAGACACTgttctatatataatataccatcagcatctacagacactCTGTTCTAGATAGAATACTTCTGgtccagaagacgtgtttcatggtcgttcatatcggacccctttctGACTGTAATTTTTGAATgcattgaatgcagattttacaagatatgattttttgggggaaaagccttcattataagtaaatgggaaaattcagatttatttttgtatccagacgggtatcagGATCACTCTCCACATTTAACGGGATCTAGATTAGACCAAGATCCAAGAttcatccagtagtttttctgtaatcatGCTAAAAGTAATGTGTACCCTCATTTaaaatccagatcagatccagataaaAATTtgttggtgagatagaggtgccccccccctacatgaccgTTTCAAATTCcttaaacatcggtcaataatcaaccgagatattgagaaacacatttgaagctccattggctACAATgttaactagaaaacgacaatcagagattgcagactccgcctccaaaagactattggatcttgtgagacagtaaacggggcttccggatcagaggggccaaacctgctcgagcttgctgctccggaacgtactacaagactccttctggactctttttcccatcatgccattcgtgtccctccctcttaaagtggcagtttacagcacaggcacaattccagatgtaaaaataattctagaatctgaatccagatctggatcaacgccattctcggggaggaccgagccacggacagaaccttgcttgtgtaaaaatttcaagtcgattgggttactagtttttgagttatgcgctcggacagacaaacagacaaacagacaaacaaacgcacccaattgcaatacgctcgcctccccttcggcgggGGTAACAATAGGCAGAAGCTCTCAGCACAGTACTGTACAGATATGTACTGTACGcagtatattacattacattttaattattacattAATCATTCAATTTGAATTAATATAAAGGGTAAACGTTGTTCGTTCATGAGGTCATGATTTCATCGACGATGGTTGATCGGTGCGATggaactctgaactctgaactctgaactccCTGCCCATCCCCGCAGGTCGGGCTTCCTGAGGCGGTGGCGAAGCGCTGCGTGCACCAGGTGGCCATCGCTCTCGACTATCTCCACTGCAAGAAGCTGGTCCACCGGGACATCAAGCCTGAAAACATTCTGATTTTCGACCGAGAGTGCCGTAAGGTCAAGCTGTCAGACTTCGGCATGACGCGCCGCGCTGGCTCGCCTGTGAAAAGAGTAAGTGATCCCCTCTGTGCGACCTCCAGCTCTCTTGTTGTCGTCCGTTCTAGctcttgctcctcctcttccaggtGAGTGGAACGATCCCCTACACGGCCCCGGAGCTCTGCGACATGTCCCGCCACGAGGGCTTCTGCGTGGACTTCAGCACGGACGTCTGGGCCTTCGGCGTTCTGCTCTTCTGCATGCTGACTGGAAACTTCCCCTGGGAGAAGGCGCTGCCCTCCGACTCCTTCTACCAGGAGTTCATCCgatggcagaggaggagaatgaaCACGGTGCCGTCCCAGTGGAGGCGCTTCACCGAGCAAGCGCTCCGCATGTTCCGCCGACTCCTGTCTGTGGAGCAGGACCGCCGCTGCTCCGTCAAAGAGGTCTTCAGCTACTTCAGCCACTCCTGGAtgctggatacagaaaacaacAACGCCAACAGCAATGGTGGAGGTGCTGGAGAGAGGGTTAGCGGAGGAGGGGCGCGGGGAGAGGGGGGCGGCACCATCTCGTCATCTTCGtccggagaggaagaggaagagctgcTTGTGGAGCGAATGAAACAGCAGACTTTATCTCCCCTCTCCCCGCTGTCGCCCCACTCGCCCATGTCTCCAGTGGAGCGAGGCGGGGCTAAGAGCGGGACGGTGGAACCAGGAGGAGGACACCATTTTGTGTCTGTCTCCACCAACAGCTCCGTGTCGTCCACCAACAGTTACGATCGAATTCCACGAGATAACAGTTCGCCGGGCGGCCGCATGCTGGTGGCCACGCCCATTGAAATCTGCGTCTGAGTGCGTCGGAGCAGCGACGCACTCAGACGCAGATACTTTAGTAGCTCTCATCCAACACCATAGAAATGCATGCAtggaaaagaaacacaaagaataCTCACCTGTGTCCTATTGTCAACGTTTCCCCAGAGGACGAGACTCGCCACGAAAATTACACTTGGGCTTGAATGATGGGTGCGAAAGGTGAGAGAAGAATATTAGCAGCTGCTCCCACTGGAATATGGTCACCCCAAAGAAACAAgagcggatggatggatggaaacccATTTGAAAAGAAGGCCAACGTCGATTCCTTAAAGCAATACTTCTAGCAAAAATAGAGCAAACAAAGAAGGACAGGAGTGGAGGAGACGTAGGAGAGGAGCGGTAGTTAGTCCACGTGGAACAAAGGTGTGTTTGCGTATCGTTCAGTGTGTGAATTCAAAAGGAGTGGCTTTATTTTGCTTTCAGATTGTATTGCGTTCCAACCTAAAAGCGTTGTTTTTTGTTGGATGTAAAGCGTTGTTTTTTGTTGGATGTAAAGCGTTGTTTTTTGTTGGATGCTCTAATGCTGGTTGGTTCCAGCTCACGCTTCGCAGTAGACCAATAGAAGGCTTTCAATGTCTCTGTTCTCGATGTCACATATATCCACAGACTCTTTTCTACTCACTGCAGATTCTCGATGCATcgttttcagttttatttttaaatctgtttataTTTTTTAGTTTCGTAAACCTCTAGCAAAATGTATTGTGTGAAAAAAAAGCCAATTTATCAATTCTCAATTCCGTCCaaaggacaaaaaagaaaatgagaaaaggtgTTTAAGTCACCT
This genomic interval carries:
- the bsk146 gene encoding serine/threonine-protein kinase SBK1; amino-acid sequence: MNSSPLVSRANMDILDELQLIAAQNLERLEVNKYYEVIRELGKGTYGKVDLVIHKIRGTKMALKFLKKKTTKLKSYLREYSISLYLSPCPFIINMFGIAFETDEYYVFAQEYALAGDLFDIIPPQVGLPEAVAKRCVHQVAIALDYLHCKKLVHRDIKPENILIFDRECRKVKLSDFGMTRRAGSPVKRVSGTIPYTAPELCDMSRHEGFCVDFSTDVWAFGVLLFCMLTGNFPWEKALPSDSFYQEFIRWQRRRMNTVPSQWRRFTEQALRMFRRLLSVEQDRRCSVKEVFSYFSHSWMLDTENNNANSNEEEEELLVERMKQQTLSPLSPLSGTVEPGGGHHFVSVSTNSSVSSTNSYDRIPRDNSSPGGRMLVATPIEICV